A genomic window from Silene latifolia isolate original U9 population chromosome 11, ASM4854445v1, whole genome shotgun sequence includes:
- the LOC141615302 gene encoding uncharacterized protein LOC141615302, which produces METNLQRRFIAQGANKIFTTLTNEFSKTPRIVTYEHTCRFFEAKLQKGQPVSPHILDMIENVEKLEALDCKISESIVIDRMLHSLHDGFALFRANYYMNDIKKSPYELHSLLVQIEKDMKLSGSMKQDVLMISNKNKGKGKAHGDLTVGKPKFKKSGNGKSGPGETSGSQGKEKSKGGNVECHHCHKTGHWRRNCPVYREDIKSGRVTPVGPKKHHTPRKG; this is translated from the exons atggaaaccaatttgcaaagacgcttcattgcccaaggtgcaaacaagattttcaccacgctcactaatgagttctcaaaaacaccgagaatcgttacttatgagcatacctgtcgcttctttgaggcgaaactccagaagggccaaccggttagcccacacattcttgacatgattgagaatgtcgagaaactggaggcacttgattgcaaaatcagtgaaagcatagtcattgaccgtatgcttcattcacttcatgatggttttgcccttttcagggcaaattactacatgaatgacataaAGAAAAGTCcttatgagctacactcccttctcgtacagatcgagaaggatatgaaattgagtgggagcatgaagcaagatgttctcatgatttccaataagaataagggtaagggcaaagctcacggcgacctaactgtaggaaagccaaagtttaagaagtcaggaaacggtaagagtgggcctggtgaaactagtggctcacaaggcaaggaaaagagcaagggcggtaacgttgagtgccaccattgtcacaagactgggcattggaggaggaactgtcctgtgtaccgtgaggacataaaatcaggccgcgtcactcctgttg ggcctaaaaaacatcacacccctcgcaaagggtga